The following proteins come from a genomic window of Alicyclobacillus dauci:
- a CDS encoding cupin domain-containing protein: protein MPKVSEDLAKRFATEKNSKYQDWVRAEGLDIIAGHYVPNLHHVEVKPWPRRGGAGVYINHEASRHSNDCYVCDIPAGGKLAPQRQLFEEMIYVLDGHGSTSVWNDAGQKVTFEWNAGSLFAIPLNCWHQHFNGSGQEKARYLAVTNAPMVINLYEEADFVFNTPYDFKSRFSGEPEYFSNEGTQNGFLLETNFVANTRTLPLINAKERGAGGGHIRFNLAKGSMNSHISEFPVGTYKKAHLHGPGAHVIILDGSGFSFMWPENSPLQRYDWQEGSMIVPPDRWYHQHFNTGKTPARYLALKYEGTSIRNEQGVPKAWISKRIGGDQIDYADEDEMVRHVFEEELAKNGLESTMQPVYEAERATLEASVSTNE from the coding sequence TTGCCAAAAGTTTCTGAGGACCTCGCAAAACGGTTTGCCACAGAGAAGAACTCAAAATATCAGGATTGGGTTCGTGCCGAAGGGCTTGACATTATCGCTGGCCATTATGTGCCCAATCTACACCACGTCGAAGTGAAACCTTGGCCTCGTCGTGGGGGAGCAGGCGTCTATATCAACCATGAGGCGTCAAGGCATTCAAACGACTGCTACGTGTGTGATATTCCTGCGGGCGGGAAACTCGCGCCCCAGCGGCAACTTTTCGAAGAAATGATCTACGTGTTGGACGGGCACGGATCGACGTCTGTCTGGAATGATGCGGGGCAAAAGGTCACGTTTGAATGGAATGCCGGATCTCTGTTTGCCATCCCCCTCAATTGTTGGCATCAACATTTCAACGGGTCCGGTCAGGAAAAGGCGCGCTACTTGGCGGTGACGAACGCACCAATGGTCATCAATTTGTATGAGGAGGCGGATTTTGTCTTCAATACGCCGTATGACTTTAAGAGCCGTTTCAGTGGCGAGCCCGAGTACTTCTCCAACGAGGGGACACAAAACGGGTTTCTTCTGGAGACAAATTTTGTCGCGAACACGAGAACTTTACCACTTATTAACGCCAAGGAGCGAGGCGCCGGCGGAGGGCATATTCGCTTCAACTTGGCCAAGGGTTCCATGAACAGCCATATTTCTGAATTCCCTGTCGGTACGTACAAAAAAGCCCACTTACACGGTCCGGGAGCACATGTGATCATTCTTGATGGATCGGGATTTAGTTTCATGTGGCCGGAGAATTCACCTCTGCAGCGGTATGACTGGCAGGAGGGGAGTATGATCGTGCCGCCGGATCGATGGTACCATCAGCACTTCAATACGGGAAAAACACCCGCCCGTTACCTCGCGCTCAAGTACGAGGGTACGTCTATCCGCAATGAGCAAGGTGTGCCGAAGGCATGGATCAGTAAACGTATCGGCGGTGACCAAATCGATTACGCGGATGAGGACGAGATGGTTCGCCACGTTTTTGAGGAGGAACTGGCCAAGAATGGATTGGAATCGACAATGCAACCCGTGTATGAGGCGGAGCGGGCGACTTTAGAGGCCTCAGTGTCGACAAATGAATAA
- a CDS encoding Rieske 2Fe-2S domain-containing protein: MLKRELNERITRTDAGTPMGEVFRRYWIPALLSEELPEPNCPPIRVRLLGEDLVAFRDSNGQVGLLDAYCPHRGAHLFWGRNEECGLRCVYHGWKFDVTGQCVDMPNEPPESNFKHKVKTVAYPCWEAGGMVWTYMGSADAQPPHPDYEWLRAPETHRFVSKTFEDCNYLQALEGGIDTSHSSFAHNNNLQDKKALRSRATAPKLEVHKRDHGFTYVGIRDLGQDGVYVRAYQFVMPAQQMRGYMTNWSTGEPEEHPSVNGHIWVPVDDEHCVVYNWMYSADPDHPLPRDYCIEHETLFGRGPSNSLPGYRLIRNKSNDYLIDREVQRTKTFTGIKGINTQDFALQETMRPIVDRSKERLGAADAAIIVARQLLLEATNDVEAGKSPRGVHPESHREVRGCDQILPRGVAWQEGLSNEMLARF; encoded by the coding sequence TTGCTCAAGAGAGAGTTGAACGAACGAATTACTAGAACGGACGCCGGCACACCAATGGGTGAAGTGTTTCGACGCTATTGGATCCCTGCCCTCTTGTCCGAAGAACTTCCCGAACCAAACTGCCCGCCCATTCGGGTCCGTCTTTTGGGTGAGGATTTGGTTGCGTTTCGCGACAGCAATGGGCAGGTGGGACTTCTCGATGCATATTGTCCACACCGTGGAGCGCACCTGTTTTGGGGGCGGAACGAAGAGTGCGGTTTGCGGTGCGTTTATCACGGCTGGAAATTCGATGTAACCGGTCAATGCGTTGATATGCCGAATGAACCGCCCGAGAGCAATTTTAAGCATAAGGTGAAAACGGTTGCTTATCCATGTTGGGAAGCCGGTGGAATGGTCTGGACCTACATGGGGTCTGCCGACGCACAGCCACCACATCCGGATTACGAGTGGCTACGAGCTCCAGAAACGCATCGTTTTGTGTCAAAAACTTTCGAAGACTGCAACTACCTTCAAGCGCTTGAAGGTGGCATTGATACGTCGCACTCTTCCTTCGCTCATAACAATAATCTACAGGACAAGAAGGCGCTCCGCTCTCGTGCTACAGCACCAAAACTGGAAGTGCACAAACGCGATCACGGCTTTACCTACGTCGGCATCCGCGACTTGGGTCAGGATGGAGTCTACGTCCGTGCTTATCAATTTGTCATGCCCGCCCAGCAGATGAGAGGATATATGACCAACTGGAGCACTGGCGAGCCGGAGGAACACCCGTCCGTAAACGGGCACATCTGGGTTCCGGTGGACGATGAACACTGCGTCGTCTACAACTGGATGTACTCCGCTGACCCGGATCATCCACTGCCGCGAGACTATTGCATCGAGCACGAAACACTTTTTGGACGCGGACCCTCAAACAGCTTGCCGGGATACCGGTTAATTCGCAACAAGTCGAATGACTACTTAATTGATCGCGAGGTTCAACGAACAAAAACGTTCACGGGGATCAAAGGAATTAACACACAGGATTTTGCCTTACAGGAGACGATGCGTCCGATAGTTGACAGGTCGAAAGAACGCCTGGGTGCTGCTGACGCGGCCATCATTGTCGCTCGTCAGTTACTGCTGGAAGCTACAAATGATGTGGAAGCCGGTAAGTCACCGCGTGGTGTTCATCCGGAATCGCATCGCGAGGTTCGCGGTTGCGATCAGATCTTGCCCCGAGGCGTTGCATGGCAAGAAGGCTTGTCAAATGAAATGCTTGCTCGCTTTTAA
- a CDS encoding IclR family transcriptional regulator translates to MARPQEHLSSVHNAIRILQEFSDDTPVMGISELSARLGLAKSTIYRLLQTLSETGLVDKDVHSRKYRLGIGMFVIGSVVYRSTEIRVKAFPLLVDLMTRVRRIVRLAIYDGGSVVYLCKLPEDKETRMFSSIGKRVPCHSTAVGKLLLAYQDKDEIDRVLGRSLKPVTSNTITSPGELRDQLHHIRSVGYSVTYEESTYGICSLAVPVYDESHNVIAALSVTGSKDQFLPTEVREYLNILRMYSRLISEQLGGLE, encoded by the coding sequence TTGGCAAGACCACAAGAACATCTATCTTCTGTTCACAACGCTATCCGAATCCTGCAAGAGTTTTCGGATGACACACCCGTCATGGGGATCAGTGAACTCAGCGCGCGTTTAGGGTTGGCGAAGAGTACGATTTATCGACTCCTGCAGACGTTAAGCGAGACAGGCTTGGTGGATAAGGATGTTCATTCCCGCAAATACCGTTTAGGAATTGGGATGTTTGTCATTGGTTCAGTGGTTTATCGCAGTACGGAAATTCGCGTGAAGGCCTTCCCGTTGTTGGTGGATTTGATGACGCGGGTGAGGCGGATCGTTCGATTGGCCATTTATGACGGTGGGTCTGTCGTCTACCTTTGCAAGTTGCCTGAAGATAAAGAGACGAGAATGTTCAGCAGCATTGGCAAGCGGGTTCCCTGTCACAGCACGGCTGTCGGAAAGCTGTTGCTGGCTTATCAGGACAAGGATGAAATAGATAGGGTACTTGGTCGCTCTTTGAAACCGGTTACAAGCAACACCATCACCAGTCCGGGTGAATTGCGAGACCAACTCCACCATATCCGATCCGTCGGCTACTCCGTCACCTATGAGGAATCGACGTACGGTATCTGTTCGCTTGCCGTCCCGGTATATGATGAATCGCATAATGTCATTGCCGCGTTGAGCGTGACGGGATCGAAAGACCAGTTCTTGCCGACGGAGGTGCGGGAATACCTGAATATATTGCGCATGTACAGCCGACTTATCTCTGAGCAACTTGGCGGACTGGAATAG
- a CDS encoding indolepyruvate ferredoxin oxidoreductase subunit alpha, whose protein sequence is MAFIIASPCIGEKSGDCVETCPVDAIHEGEDQYYIDPDLCIDCGACEAVCPVSAIFQEDFLPDEEQEFIEKNRAFFQK, encoded by the coding sequence ATGGCTTTTATTATCGCTTCACCGTGTATTGGTGAAAAGTCTGGGGACTGCGTTGAAACGTGTCCAGTTGACGCCATTCATGAAGGAGAAGATCAATACTATATTGATCCGGATTTATGTATTGACTGTGGGGCCTGTGAGGCAGTCTGTCCAGTATCAGCTATTTTTCAAGAAGACTTCCTGCCAGATGAGGAACAAGAGTTTATTGAAAAGAATCGCGCGTTTTTCCAAAAATAA
- a CDS encoding DMT family transporter has protein sequence MRAIFLGICASFFFASSFVLNRMMSNGGGSWIWSASLRYIFMLPLLLLIVLLRGQFTSLVKEIRKHPWQWFSWSFVGFGLFYAPLCFSSEYSPAWLVAGTWQFTIVAGSLMTPLFHTTGILPNGVPAARTKMPLGALGMSTVILGGIILMEIAQVEHVKVSEILLGGLPVIVAAFAYPLGNRKMMQLCEGRLTAVQRTLGMTICSLPLWIVLSVYQWIAHGLPSENQTVQSCVVAVCSGVIATVLFFSATDMARGNAHQLAAVEATQAGEVVFTLLGEWMLIPGTTISVLGLVGLFIVVVGMVLHSFSSSRGHQQAKENQVFDVAP, from the coding sequence ATGCGAGCTATTTTTCTTGGTATTTGTGCGTCGTTTTTCTTTGCCTCTTCATTTGTCCTAAATCGGATGATGAGTAATGGGGGAGGCAGCTGGATTTGGAGTGCATCCCTCAGGTACATTTTTATGCTGCCACTGTTGCTTCTCATCGTGTTGTTGCGTGGGCAGTTTACTAGCTTGGTCAAGGAGATACGCAAGCACCCGTGGCAATGGTTTTCTTGGAGTTTCGTTGGTTTTGGCCTGTTCTATGCACCTCTGTGTTTTTCGTCGGAGTACAGTCCCGCATGGCTGGTTGCAGGCACCTGGCAATTCACCATTGTTGCTGGTTCACTGATGACTCCACTCTTTCACACGACGGGGATTTTGCCGAACGGTGTGCCTGCTGCTCGGACGAAGATGCCGCTTGGGGCTTTAGGGATGTCTACGGTCATTTTAGGCGGAATCATTCTTATGGAAATTGCTCAGGTTGAGCACGTCAAGGTCTCAGAAATCCTTCTAGGTGGGTTGCCTGTCATAGTTGCGGCGTTTGCGTATCCCTTGGGAAATCGCAAGATGATGCAATTGTGTGAGGGGAGACTGACCGCGGTTCAGCGGACACTTGGAATGACAATTTGCAGTTTGCCTCTATGGATTGTCTTGAGCGTATATCAGTGGATCGCACATGGACTCCCCAGTGAGAATCAAACGGTGCAATCATGCGTGGTGGCCGTATGTTCCGGCGTCATCGCCACGGTATTATTCTTTTCCGCCACGGACATGGCACGCGGGAATGCTCATCAACTGGCTGCTGTGGAAGCGACGCAGGCTGGTGAAGTCGTGTTTACGCTGCTGGGTGAATGGATGTTGATCCCTGGAACGACCATTTCGGTGCTTGGTCTAGTTGGCCTGTTCATTGTCGTCGTAGGAATGGTTCTGCACAGTTTCAGTTCATCACGGGGACATCAACAAGCCAAGGAGAACCAGGTGTTCGATGTCGCTCCCTAA
- a CDS encoding CBO0543 family protein codes for MHITIAAVTALAAWKWGDWRNWKKYEPTMLFMAFLAMVYEFLTKDYSLWEFHPDIIANQTTIVLLYASFTMPLTALIFLSNYPDRFGKLVVYYLMWVGIYVGVEVILYVSRRITYSHRWNLLWSVLFDVVMFPILRLHGKKPLITYIICVPIILVYLSIFKVPLK; via the coding sequence GTGCATATTACTATTGCTGCAGTAACAGCGCTGGCCGCTTGGAAATGGGGCGATTGGCGCAACTGGAAGAAATACGAGCCCACTATGTTATTCATGGCCTTTCTTGCCATGGTGTACGAATTTCTCACTAAGGATTATTCGCTATGGGAGTTTCACCCGGATATTATTGCGAACCAAACAACGATTGTTTTACTGTATGCCTCCTTCACAATGCCGCTTACGGCTTTGATATTTTTGTCGAACTATCCGGATCGCTTTGGTAAACTAGTCGTTTATTATCTAATGTGGGTAGGAATCTATGTTGGAGTTGAGGTCATTCTGTACGTGTCTAGGCGGATTACGTACAGTCACAGGTGGAATTTATTGTGGTCCGTTCTCTTCGACGTGGTCATGTTTCCGATATTGCGGCTTCATGGTAAGAAACCGCTCATAACGTACATAATTTGTGTTCCCATCATCCTGGTTTACCTCAGCATTTTCAAGGTCCCTCTGAAATAG